From the genome of Setaria viridis chromosome 1, Setaria_viridis_v4.0, whole genome shotgun sequence:
CCATAAGAAATATGCATTGGCATACTTTTTTGACATATCCTGTGATAAGAAATAGTATCAAATATTCGAACTTTGAATATGAAGTAACAACAAATTAAGAGTCATCTCTATCATCACTAACTTCAGTAGTATCAGTAGGCTGATGACTCGCAAGCTTTTCCATAGATGCTGACATGCTGTTGTAGGCAAAGACGGTAGCTCCTGTTGAACCTGCTGTTACAAAAGAATGTGTTACAACAAAGGTTATAGCGTGGCTAAAATTTTGGGGAAAATGATGGAATATTTTAGTGCACATATGCAACCATCCTAGTGAAGAGCTCTTCATCTGCAAATGATATGTGGCATGCAACCCCAGATGGGTTTCTGGTCAATGTGCTCAAGGAAATAGCATCATGGAGACGCTATGGTTTCAGTCTGAACAAGGAGACTATTTTTTTTTGGTCAAACGTGCAGGAGGTGTGTGTCATTGTATTAATAGGTAGAAAAAGCGGTCCGATTACACGCCGAATCCAAGGCTGGGGTTAGTTCCAGCAAGGTGCCTCTAATAATAGCAAGAAGACTATTATGAGCAAGGTGATGTAGTTCCAGCAAGCCAACATTTACCTTGATTATCAGGATTCAGGAGGGTGTATAAGATTAAGATACTTATCTAGTGCTTGCTAAAATACCAGAATGTTTTGTCAAGCAACAGGATCAGCTATCGCCAGAGCATTTCATGCTGTTACTCCAGTTAGCCTCTGAGGTAAATTTCTGGATCATGGGGATCACGGCTCAGGATAACAACAGGAGTCAGCACATGACCAGGGTACAAAGTGATCAAGACACTCGTTTCATCGACAACAAAGGCAAGTTTGTTGTTTACTGTGAATTCAGTAATGGACAGAAAATGTTTGATGAATTATCGCCATGGGAGAGAAGAAGTGGTTTCAGTCCTGGAAATTTTAGAGTGCATAATAGTTAACTGATGCTCGACAAGATGCCATCATGGCAACAAGGTGGCTTTAGCCTCTAATAACTATCTGCAATGGAAGGTGGTCAATTAGTGTGTGAGGAGATACCGTCAAGCAGTTTTTGCGGTTCCAGTGTTGGAAGCCAAGCTGTTATCTGTGAGAAGCTGATACAATGTGAAAAGATAGCAGAGTATCTCATCAGTCTGTCCATCACTCGGCCACGGGACCCCCTGGGGTGTTTGCTACATTTTGTGCAGTGAAGTATGGAAAGGGGATGGACCAAGTTCTTGACATCATGAGCAAGCAAGTGTTGTCTTTTGCCTCAGTTCACGATGAATCAAATATGACGCTGAAATGCAGCTCAACCGAGGATAATTGTGCACAGATGAGGGCTGCAGCTACTGGCGGATGATAGTGGGTTGACAATCCCTAAGGCACTGGTGAGATGAATTGCACAACCAAGGCAACCGATACAAACGCGAGGTGAGGCTCTAGCGGGCGATACACACGGACTGGATCCTTTGCAACAAGGTTCGCATTAGATTAGGGATTGGGGAGGGAAAGGGAGAGATGAGAACTCACCCTCAATCGGTTGCTAGTGGCGGCAGCGTAGGGTTCATGGCGGTGGGGATGCCGGAGCGACGGCTGGGCGGCGGCCGCGTGTAGGGTTTCGGCAGCGGGggatgtggtggcggcggtgggcggaggcGATTCCGGTTGGCGCGATGCCCCGGAGTAGCGGCGGCGTGGGGTTTCTGACGGCGGTGGACCGAGCGATGTGGGAGGCGGTGTGGCCGGGGGCCGAGACGGTGAGGCGAGAGGTGGGCCCGTCGTGTACCCCAGTGCGGAGAGTTACGGCCCAACAACATCCTAACGCGTCGGCTTTGCGTATGGCCCAAACGGGTGTGGGTCTTTTCTGCTCAGACGGCCCAAATGTTTACGCGTGCGGCAAAGGAATGAGCCCAACCGCGTCGCTTCgactcttctctctcctccggtTCTCTCCGTCGTCTGGTCCGGCAGCTGCCCCAAAATCGCCTCCGCACTTCCTCGTTCCTCCGTCGAAGGGCGAAGCAACCACCGCGAGCGCAAGGCGAAGACTCCTCGCTGCACGCCGCAGCCGCGCCTTCTTCTCCGTCCGAGCTCTCTTCCACTCCTCCGATTCGTGCTCGCCCAGCTCTGGTGGGTAGTGGTtgacggccggcgacgaggtgggtcctcctcctccctctctcggaTTGAGGCATGGTGGTGACTAGGTTAGGGTTTTCGGGTTCGGGTTCGTCGGGGGAGGGCTCCATGACCGGCGGGCTTAGCCTAAGAGGAGCGTCTAGCGGCGGCAGTGGTGGATCGAGGGTGGCGAGGCGAGTGATTCAGCCTGGTCGATATTTAACGAAATGATTGTTTTCGATGATGGGACTGATTATCTAACAAGCACTAAGTACAACTGCTATGCTATTTGCATCGGGATATATTTAGGCATTCACTTCGACGTTCACGAATCATAAGGGTTCAAACATTTCGGATTGCATCACTGATCAGTTTATCGATTGACATGTAACCTTCTCTCTATCAGTGCAGATTTCTCTGCGATGAGCTGGAGATTTCCTCGTTTCAGGTATGTTGGACCTGGCTTCTTCTTTTATCTGCCTAAACTAACTAGGTTTAAGATGTTCCTGTATACATCTGGTTACCTGTTGTATTCAGAACCTCTTAGTTTCAAATAAATTGTCTGATCACAATACTTTAgtacctagttttttttttgttctgtacAACCCTACAGACATTTAAGAAGTTATGAAATTGCGCGTGTTTTACTCCATAAGTCCATTTGTTAACTAAAGAGAATTTATTGCTATCTGTGTCATTTCCTATGGATGCATCTTATACTGCTGTACTGAATGATTAAGGATAGCATGTATGAACTATGTATTAAGCAGTTCTGAAAATTTTGCTCTCTCTTGCAGTCTTGCTTACTACCTGAAATTTTGCTTCTCTTGCTTATTGCCATTGGCTCTGCTGAATTTTCTTGTAACAGCTCTCAGCAGCAGCAAACAGATCCAAATTTCCAGGACATACCTACGCAATCTTGGTACCCTCCCTCGGTGGTCGGCTCGTCTTCGCGTCCATCCACACCTACCTCTTCTAGTGCTAGCCCGCATCAAAGAGCTTCAGATCATCCTCAGTCTTCATCCCGTGGGCAACCATCTCCTGCTGAGGCTGCAGGGATAATTGCTCGTTTGAAGGATAAGAGGTTAGCACATATCCTTATTTTCTTTCATGATTTACTTCTATCTTTCTTGCATACAGGACTGTCTCGTTTCTTATATTTGTTATGGAATATGGATTGCAATTGAAATACTCTGTTACCCTTTGCTACAAGTTATATGTTTTTAGGGTTATCCCCAAACTGGGAGATTAGCAAAACTGTATCTAGATCTATGCCATGCGACTTCTCTAATTTTGTTACCTTAGATTATAATATGGCATGGTCCTTCAACTTATGCTATCATATCACAGATTGGCATCACACATTTGGATGGACATACGCAAGACTGGAAAATCCTTGAGTATGTTGTATATATGTTAAGGCTAGGCTGAATGACCAGAGTCAGGCAGCCTGTAGATATGAACTGCTTCTCTAAAACATGATAATTGGTGTAAGTTGGAGAACTAGTTGATAAGTGCTGTAGAATTTTGGAAGGACTGTTTGTGCATGGTTGATTTGTTGTGCTGTGTTCCTGAAATATATATGCTGAAAATGTGTTTATTTGCACAGTATTCAATTTTACTGATGATGCATTATTTGACTGGAGTCAAAAACCTTGTATATCTTGCTATCTTTTTAATCAAATCTTTTCTGTGCAGTATTGAGGAGTTACAGAGTCTATTGAAAGACAAAGAGGCATATAATGCATTCTTTAATTCACTTGATCAAGTTAAAACCCAGAACAATGTAAGCTATGTTGCATGTATCACCTTTTATACTTGTGATGCTGACATTGCCAGAGTTGTGATCCTTTCTGGATATAACACTACTTTTAATGCTCTTTGGTTCAGTGGTTCCAACAACTAGTGAGGTTCATAGGAGTGCTTATCCTCATTGGCGTTAGTTATCCACACACAACTGGTTATAGAAAATAGTTTTCAAATCTTCATGATCAGTTAATTATGTTGGAGTTGCGAACTCTTGCATActactctctctttttttcattattttttctttacagTCTATCTCCTAGTGTACAATATGATTGAAAGCTTACAGATTTGTAGGTCCTAGTGTTCTAACACCTTAATACCTTATATTTTTCCTCTTCGTCCTCATCCATGTGTTGGTGATGGTTCTGCcactatttatattgtgatgTTAACTGATGTTTATCTATATTAGATTGTTTTGTCTCAATGCCTTTTCTTTGGCATACCCACATAGGAAATTCCTGAAGAGTCTTGCATATTTCCTGACTTGGTGCTCTTTCTTAATGTTCATTCAGGTACATGATGAGCTTAGAAAGGAaaccttgcaacttgcaagtgaGTTATACATTCTATTTATATAGATAATGGTATTTCAGTTGGTTTCAAAGAAACAATAAGTACTCTTTGATTTGATGAGCTTCAAAATAGATATATGTAACCGGTTCTTTGGTATTGTAAACTACAGGGGAAAATTTAGAAAAGGAGCAGCAGATTTTGGAGCTCCGGAATCAGGTGCAGGACTGTAGCATGTCTTATCAAGAAAGATTGTTAACACTGTAGCCATGCTATTCATTATTAAAACAAATCATCATTGATAGTttaaatttgattaatgccATGATACAAAAACTATGCAAAACTGTTACTAAGTTTTGTTCATATTTTTTCAGCACTTCAACATTTCTTTGCTGATATTTCAGTTGTGTATATGATTTGTACAGTGCACAATAATAAGAACCACAGAGCTGGCTGCTGCTCAAGACAGGTTAACTGATTTGGAGAGGCAAAAGGATGATATTATGATGTCCTATTCGCCTGCTGCACTGCTCGACAAGCTCCAAAGTAAGCACTTTGAAcagttcactttttttttttaaaaaaaagcactTTGAACAGTAGCCTGTACAGTCACTGTATCAGCCGCCTACTTTATCCGAGTTTGGTTACTTTCTGATTTGTAATTGATTGTAATGTACATTGAATGGTGCATCGCCTGCACATATTTGCCAGTTATGCACGGTGTCGTCATGCTAGGATCATGTTACTTCCAAGAACTTCATAAGATCTTACGTCGTATACTCACCACATTGTTGTGTGCTCAGCATCAATGGCAAAGCTGGACGAGGAGTCTGAGGAGCTGCATCAGAAGTTGTTGGAGAAGGACATCGACCTGCCTACCTTTGTGCAGAAGTACAAGAAGCTCCGCACCGCCTACCACAAGCAGGCGCTGCTTCATCTCGCCGGCCAGACCTCACTGCGCTGACATCCGTCCGTAGGCTGTCTTGTTGCATAGACGATCGTGGCGACTTTGTTGTACACCTGCTCGCTCATTCTTGTTCTGCACTCTGCTTGGCCCTGTTTTTGAGTGCAGCGTGTTGTAGGGCTTGAGAAACATAACACGAAGATTGCATGTATAGTTATGTCTGAAACGTTCCCTACGTTGTCGCGCGGTTACCTGCCGAGTGACCAGGTTGGATTTATATGCGGTAATCAAACCCATTaccatttttttaatataaagtGTTCGTGGGTACGTCAGTTTGGGTCTGACCAAAGTCATCGAAACTGCTCTCAGAAATTTGCTTGCACAGTTTCACACCCGGCAGAAGAATCAAAAGTAAGTTGTCGAGAAGATTCACAGATGTCGACCAGCAAGTGTGTGTTCATGTTCAGACGAATCTGGGGTAGGCCTGCCAATGAGTATCCGTATCCTCCCCTTAAAATCCACACCCACTTCAAATGAGAAGGATATAGGCATaaaattatatacccattagAAATGGGGAGGGTAGGGTGGGAGGATACAATTAATGGATATTTATATATGTGTAGTATAAAGTTATATGTAGCATaaagttaattatccattggatatgggtgGGATTGGGGAGGGTAAGGAAGgaataataattatttggatttggatATGAACAAGAGTGGGTTTGTCTGTACCAATGTacgaaatagcgggctatagcgagGCTATAGCGGTTGATGCTAGTTGCCGCTACAATAGTGTTGTACTAATTAGCGGGTTATAGTAGGCTATAACGGAGCTATAACGGTTGAGCACAGCTCTATGCTAAATCCTATAGCCTGCTATTCTGTACATTGGTTCGTACCCTCCCAAGTGGCAGGCCTATCCGGGTGTACGTGGTCTAATACTATCTTCCAAGACATGTTGTTCCCTTAGCAAAAGTAAACACACAAATATATTATTAGAAATACAATTTATCAAGATAAATCTGCCTATTGTATAAattaagaagaagagcttgGACGGGCCAAGTTAGCTTGAAAATATAAGCAGCAATACAAGCATAATTCCTGAGCATCGATTTCTAAATTTTAACCTCAATTTTCTCTCAAACGGCGAATCCGATTTCAGTTACTTTTAAACCATTAGATTTCTTAGAGTCAAAACTTTATGTGCCTATGGTCCATGTAATACATCGTTGTTCGAAGTGGATTTGCTTAACTGCAGACAATTACGCCACCACTTGCTTAACTGCATGACATGCGTAATCATGAATCATCCTCTACATAGTAGACCACCAAGACGAGACACGAAGAACTCCACCAAATCCATCTCGTATGGCACAAACCTCCCATGCCGTTTACCAACGTACAGTCTCGGGAAGCAGTCCATGACCTTCTCTATCACCTCCTTCTCGAGGTCGAGGACGAAgacgccgccgctccttccCAGCACGAGCACCGACCCCCTGTCGAACTCATACCACTCCTCCAACCAGTGCTGCAATCCCGGTGGATCCTTAGAGTTCGTCggcaccgccgccattgccatTGGTATGAGGAACACCTGGGTCCGGACCCACGTACGCGTCgtcttctccgccgccgtcttGCTGCGTCCAAACGGTCGCGTGCGCGGGGTACATGCAGGCGACCGAGAGCTTGCCGTCCCGGCTGACGTGGAGCAGCGGCGTGCCCCCGGCGCGGACGGGGAGCTTCGCCAGCGAGACGCGCGCCGTGCCGCCCAGCTCCGCGCTGAGCTTGCACAGGCTGTGATCGCCTCGTGGCGCGCCGCGCGTGCTCGCTTCGAGATCGTCGTTGCACAGCCAGTGCACGGCGCcacggtggacggcggcgggtCCCTCGCCGACGAGGGAGAGGCAGCGGCCGTCGAGGCACGCGGTGGGCGCGCCGCCCCAGCCGCGCGTGGCGGCGGAGTACGAGTGGAGGTACCGTTGGTAGCTCCCCTGCCGggtggcgaggaggagcagctgCGAGAACGTGAAGCgcccggacggcggcggcggcggggacgatcCGTCGAgttcgtcgccgtcggcggccgtgATGATGGCGTAGCCGTCGACGCACCAGCGGCTACCGGAGGAGCACTCTAGAGGCGGGAGGACGTGGCGTTCGCAGGTGGTAGGGTTGaagaggccgaggaggagggggctggTGTCTATCACCCGGTCGATGAGGTTGAAGGTCCGGGGCACGAGCTGCATTAGGacgacgccgcggcgcgccgccagGGGCTGGGCGTAGTTGAaggtgccgtcgtcgtcggcgacgaAGGAGGTGAGGGCGCGCTCCGTGGGGCCGAGCGGCGACCCCGGCGCCGGAAGGAAGGTGGGCGGAGAGACGGAGGTGCGCTGCGCCGCCCGCATCTTCGCCATGCTTGGACAATAATCCACCAACCGTTTAGTCCGCCGGCGGAAGAAGCCGaggaggcgcgcgcggtggcCCTGGCCCTGGCCCGGCCAGAGACCGCGGAGGAAGGACCGGTCGGTGAAGAGGCGCAGCCACCGCCGGCACGGCACGGGCGAGCAGGAAGATGTCTTTGACGCCGCCCACGCGGGAGAAGACTTCGTGGAGGAGTTCCTCCGGTAAAGccgcgatgccgccgccgtctgTGCCTGTCGCGCGTCTCTTGGtaacggccgccgccgccgccatgatcGTAAGACCCTGCTGCGTCCGTTCAGGGGTGGAGGAGAATATATAATTTGCATCAAAGGGATTTGTCCTAGGAAATTTGTGAGGAACAAAAACGCCGTCTGGATATCGCGccgaaaaagaaaaactgaTCCGAATCGGTGTCGGTGTGCACGGCAGTCCGATTCGGAAACAGACACCGATTTGCTCCCGCCGGTTCCCAACCCGCCCTTCTTCTCCATCCCGATCAAAGATGCGGCTCCGAtccgggcgcgcgacgtccttCACCGCCGAGCCATGCCGTCGCAacggcggatccacctcgggcAGCGGCTTcgacgaggcggcgccggcgggtcgTCTACACCTCAAGCGCAAGTCTCCCGTCGAGGTCGAGGCTgccccccggcccgccgccaAGTCAGGAGGAACAAATCGCCGCCGGTATCTCTCCACAGGAGGTCACCGACAACGGAGACGATAGCTCTGACGACGAAGCATCAGTTGCGGAGCTAGGCGTTAAATTGCTCCGCCCCTTATCTCCCACGAGATGAAGCCGCCGCGACGTGGGTTTTGTCAATAATGCAAAGACTTGCATCAACCACTACAACAAGAAGAATCAGGCAAGCTCATTCATCTTGGTCTAGGCGTCTAGCATTGTCAACAATTACTGCATGTAACAAGTTGTTCCTGAGTACTGACAATAACGAAACGTCCGTGTTTCTAACTTGCAGGCCAACTTTGTGTACAAGCGTGCACGTGGCAATGGGTTCTTTCTTGTCACGGAGCAAGACGGGAGAGACTACTACCACCTGAATTTTCTTGCTCAAGACAAGAACGGCCACTCCCGGCTCTTCTTTGGTGAGATCAAGGCACACGTTGCTCCTAAGGAGGAGGATGTCACTTGCTGTTGCCCCGTTTCGCCTTCTGATGCAGGTACATCATTTCTGCTTGCCCAAATGATTCATGTATAGTTATTTCACCAGCGCTGCTGCTTCGTCCGCCAGCAGAGGACATATgttaggagggaggggagataTGGTATTTTGTGCAAAAATAACTGCGGTGGACTGACACATTTTTAATGCTATTTCTCTAAATCGTGATCTTTTGGGTGCCATAAAACCAAATTTGGCCTAAATCCGTTGCATGATGGTTGAATACTTGAATAGGTAGTTTCACTGGATTTTCTTGAGAATTAAACACAATTTTATGTTCTGTGCGAGCCAAGGAAAAATGCAGATTGACCTATTCAGCATTGTAGTGATAGATGCAGTATTATTGTACTGGAATATCCTGAGTCTCATTGGTTACTGGCTATCTTATCTGATTACAGGTGGGAGAAGCATCCGAACCATTGAGGAGGCGCTGAAGCACGTGTACCCGGATTGGGAAACAGTGGGTATGGATTACGAGCATTGCTATGCTTGTCTTCCAAGATTTAAGCACCCAAAAGGATCATGCTACGTCGCAGGACACTTCGCTGATACTCGACAGTACTATGGGTTTTTTTAATTGATGTTTTGGGCATACCATCGTTCCTGGTAGAATCAGCTAGCATAGCACTATTTGGAGTCCAGGATCGATTTTATCTGCTACAGCACCTAAGCATCAATTGCTGAAAGTATTTCTAATGAGGCTTACCACGTGTTTATTGGCATGATATGTTTTGAGTTATTAATGCTTTCAGCAATTCATATTTGAAAATCAATTTTATAAGGGTGTCTCCAATGGTTAGCTCAGAGGTAGCTGATCAGTTTTTTTACTCGTTGAATAGTGCAAAACGTATGAGGCTAGCGTGGAGTGAAGATCTAGTCTCACTCACTTTTCGATATAGTTTTCTCTCAGAGCATAACCTTTAAAGCTGTGAACATACATCAACTTTAAGCTAGCAACTGACTTTGAGATATCAACGAAGAAAGTGACGTGTTAGAGACGTTTGGAGAAGATGGAAGTATGTGAGAGATAATCTTTTGTGGGAAATAGTAAAAACATCCCTCGTTTTATGGTGATATATTTGGTAAAAATAGAAGAGGCAATTCCCTACGTACCATTAAAAAAGTTCACAATCCCATATTTACCACTAGAAAAATTCTTGAGCCTTAAGAGCCACTACTTGAATTTTTTGTACCCTCCTATGCCACTGCCGTTACTTCCGTTACTCGAAGTCACCGTTAGCGCTATTGAACTTGCCAGAATTTTGTGGGAATAGCCAAAGTGCCCATGGCTCCAAGCCAACAGCTCCTGACGTCTTCAATGGCGATGGTCCCCAGTTGCTTGCAGGTGGGGTGAGGGCACGTGCAGCCGGGAGCCCCAAGCTCCGCGGTCCGCGCAGCTGGGCTTGCGGCTCtgcgctgccgtcgccgcgctGCTCTTGCTTCTCTCCCTCACCGTACTCCATTCACGCCTCTCATTGTCTGCAAAAGCCCGAGAGCTTGCTCTCATGGCCGGCGGCActggacggcgaaatcgcctgTTCTCCGACCGGCAGCGAGGTTAGGGAAAGAGAGAGAATGGAGAGTGCGTCTCGTGGCTGCTCACGGGTGGCGGATGGCGACGGAAACGACCGGAGTTCAAGAACGACGGCGGCTCGATCTTCGTGTGACGGCGGCGCTCTAGGAAATTCATCGATGTCTTCATGTGGTTGAGGCTCAGCTCGATGTTGGAGCCGATGGGTGGCATCCAGGCTTCACGCGGTTGGCGAAGGTCCTGCTATGGAGAGGCGATGAGGACTAGCGGGCTGGGTGCGGCTTGGTGAGAGGAagctggaggtggcggcgtcttcgtccggcgagcggcgggtgcggc
Proteins encoded in this window:
- the LOC117847887 gene encoding vacuolar protein-sorting-associated protein 37 homolog 1, with protein sequence MSWRFPRFSSQQQQTDPNFQDIPTQSWYPPSVVGSSSRPSTPTSSSASPHQRASDHPQSSSRGQPSPAEAAGIIARLKDKSIEELQSLLKDKEAYNAFFNSLDQVKTQNNVHDELRKETLQLARENLEKEQQILELRNQCTIIRTTELAAAQDRLTDLERQKDDIMMSYSPAALLDKLQTSMAKLDEESEELHQKLLEKDIDLPTFVQKYKKLRTAYHKQALLHLAGQTSLR